A DNA window from Lachancea thermotolerans CBS 6340 chromosome G complete sequence contains the following coding sequences:
- a CDS encoding KLTH0G06358p (weakly similar to uniprot|P21147 Saccharomyces cerevisiae YGL055W OLE1 Fatty acid desaturase required for monounsaturated fatty acid synthesis and for normal distribution of mitochondria) → MNDAIPEFDYTEIVRSRDSQNVEPVANSPQLSEASKITKKRKRDPQLVHLLKKVSFQSTLLCVVLPLFSLFKLILSKPEWNGKLLKCLAVYMFISQVSLVAGYHRFFTHAAFQCDLMVQSIFAILGGSCGLGSILDFSSQHLAHHHYVDTERDPHACVVHGWLFAQWGHKLFHGNRKSARAVQECRNTLESTAKASTSKVETNYISSPSYALLRWQDENYAEILVLTIILIPCILAKFCKVPFFSGVFYLGLVRMSIIQQQWLLIGSLCHTKRFPLASQPFDDSRSAVDLPFGTIMDLLTFGESNHNFHHEFPGDYRNGPGKYQWDPAKFAILVLYYLGLVGKLHSAGQDQIEKCLVQQQQKLLDDERSKLQWGIPLDKLPIMPAEVFVRMAKQEFQEHRRALVAIEGVVHDVTPFIHDHPGGVALVETSIGKDATQAFNGAVYLHSQAARNLLATMRIAVIGSGHMGIESTVWEKHILESSNWKNDTKGREIVRNKQQVTFTNKNHYAAGAA, encoded by the coding sequence ATGAACGATGCTATACCAGAGTTCGATTACACTGAAATCGTGAGATCAAGGGACTCACAGAATGTGGAACCAGTTGCGAATTCTCCTCAACTGTCGGAAGCATCGAAaattacaaagaaaagaaagagagacCCACAACTGGTCCACCTGCTTAAGAAGGTTAGTTTCCAAAGCACGCTTTTGTGCGTCGTCTTACCGCTATTCTCCCTTTTCAAATTGATTCTTTCGAAGCCAGAGTGGAACGGGAAACTCCTTAAATGTCTCGCTGTTTACATGTTTATCTCCCAGGTGAGCCTTGTCGCCGGGTATCACCGATTCTTTACGCACGCTGCTTTCCAGTGTGACCTTATGGTTCAATCAATATTTGCTATCCTGGGCGGGTCTTGTGGCCTTGGCTCGATACTCGACTTTTCAAGCCAGCACTTGGCGCACCATCATTATGTTGATACAGAGCGGGACCCTCATGCCTGCGTTGTGCATGGCTGGCTATTCGCACAGTGGGGTCACAAGCTATTTCATGGCAACCGCAAATCGGCTAGGGCAGTTCAAGAGTGTCGCAACACTCTAGAGTCCACGGCTAAGGCATCCACCAGCAAAGTTGAGACAAACTACATCAGTTCACCTAGCTACGCCCTACTTCGTTGGCAAGATGAAAACTACGCAGAAATTCTCGTGCTGACAATAATCTTGATACCTTGTATACTGGCGAAGTTCTGCAAAGTTCCATTTTTCAGCGGTGTCTTTTACTTAGGATTGGTAAGGATGTCGATTATTCAACAACAATGGTTACTCATTGGCTCCTTGTGTCATACCAAAAGGTTTCCGTTGGCCTCACAGCCATTCGATGATTCGAGATCTGCGGTGGACTTGCCCTTCGGAACCATTATGGACCTTCTTACTTTTGGCGAATCCAATCACAATTTCCACCACGAGTTTCCTGGCGACTATAGAAATGGGCCTGGGAAGTACCAGTGGGATCCAGCGAAGTTTGCAATACTAGTGCTGTATTACCTTGGTCTCGTTGGAAAACTACACTCTGCCGGTCAAGACcaaattgaaaaatgccTGgtacaacaacagcagaagctgcttgacGACGAGCGCTCAAAATTACAGTGGGGCATCCCGCTCGATAAACTTCCTATCATGCCTGCCGAGGTGTTCGTGAGAATGGCGAAACAAGAGTTCCAAGAACACAGAAGAGCACTCGTCGCCATTGAAGGCGTAGTGCATGATGTTACGCCCTTCATTCACGACCACCCCGGTGGTGTGGCTCTTGTGGAAACCAGTATTGGTAAAGATGCAACACAAGCATTCAATGGTGCTGTTTACTTACATTCCCAGGCTGCACGCAACTTGTTAGCGACCATGCGCATTGCTGTCATCGGAAGTGGGCATATGGGAATAGAATCAACAGTTTGGGAAAAGCACATATTAGAGAGTAGCAACTGGAAAAATGATACGAAAGGCCGCGAAATAGTTAGAAATAAACAACAGGTCACATTTACAAACAAAAACCACTACGCTGCAGGTGCAGCGTAG
- the SRP101 gene encoding Signal recognition particle receptor subunit alpha (similar to uniprot|P32916 Saccharomyces cerevisiae YDR292C SRP101 Signal recognition particle (SRP) receptor - alpha subunit contain GTPase domains involved in SRP-dependent protein targeting interacts with SRP102p) codes for MIDQFVVFTLKGQVLYHFNPQGRKLAENHINKVISHLITSPSKKEESGKYLLFKLDNFAAACFIGKQPPLVYLVTYAAQDLELNQEAEQVLDLGFGLWDSLKLNNSVLQNLSGKGVKNRHNYTWILEGCDSNLNKFDEYFRAKFSVIKPGKAKGKPSVEGNASKGSSLTGSKNNKKTVQNAKTRKWGRDGIIEETNVGDSSALDFSELNEEARASSLAEVDKEAFGTFTEKGEFLINEIDELLNKNKAEASKKGQSTGGAFGFLQKHLLGNKKITKEDLSKVLEKFRQKLISKNVAPEAADHLTSRVSQDLVGSTTANWTSVELTARDSLQKSLTEILTPGVSVDLLREIQQKTGKNGKKTPYIFSVVGVNGVGKSTNLSKLAFWLLQNNLRVLVVACDTFRSGAVEQLRVHVENLAQLTDEAHIRGSKNRRGKSGNDHIELFEAGYGGSDLVTKIAKQAIKYASDQNFDVVLMDTAGRRHNDPTLMSPLKPFADQAKPDKIIMVGEALVGTDSVQQAKNFNAAFGKERNLDFFIISKCDTVGEMLGTMVNMVYATGIPILFVGVGQTYTDLRTLSVEWAVDTLMS; via the coding sequence ATGATTGATCAATTCGTAGTTTTCACGTTGAAAGGACAGGTGCTATACCATTTCAATCCCCAAGGTAGAAAATTGGCCGAGAATcacatcaacaaagtgaTCTCGCATTTGATAACCTCgccatcaaagaaagaggagTCTGGGAAATACTTGCTTTTCAAATTGGACAATTTCGCGGCTGCCTGTTTCATCGGGAAGCAGCCACCCCTGGTGTATCTGGTGACATATGCTGCGCAAGACCTAGAGCTTAACCAAGAGGCAGAACAGGTCTTGGATCTTGGTTTCGGTTTGTGGGATtcgctgaagctgaacaaTTCTGTACTCCAAAATCTGAGTGGCAAAGGAGTTAAGAACCGTCACAACTACACATGGATCCTGGAAGGATGTGATTCAAACCTAAACAAATTCGACGAGTATTTTAGAGCCAAATTTAGCGTTATCAAGCCTGGAAAGGCGAAAGGCAAGCCAAGTGTCGAGGGAAATGCTTCTAAAGGGTCTTCATTAACTGGAAGCAAGaacaataaaaaaactGTCCAGAATGCTAAGACCAGGAAATGGGGTCGGGACGGTATCATTGAAGAGACCAACGTCGGAGACTCCTCAGCACTTGATTTTTCAGAACTTAATGAAGAAGCCAGAGCCAGCTCTCTGGCAGAAGTCGATAaggaagcttttggaactttCACTGAGAAAGGtgagtttttgataaatgagatcgatgagctcttaAATAAAAACAAAGCCGAGGCCTCAAAAAAAGGTCAATCCACTGGAGGTGCGTTTGGGTTCCTGCAGAAGCATTTGCTcggaaacaaaaaaatcacCAAGGAAGATCTCAGTAAAGTTTTGGAGAAATTTAGACAGAAACTTATCTCTAAAAATGTTGCACCCGAGGCTGCAGATCATCTAACATCAAGAGTTTCCCAAGACCTTGTGGGATCTACTACTGCCAATTGGACTAGCGTTGAGTTGACTGCGAGAgattctcttcaaaaatcatTAACCGAGATACTGACTCCCGGGGTCTCAGTTGACCTGCTTCGTGAAATACAGCAAAAAACCGGCAAGAATGGAAAGAAGACCCCATACATATTCTCCGTTGTTGGAGTCAACGGTGTCGGGAAATCCACTAACCTGTCGAAGCTGgcattttggcttcttcaaaataaCTTACGAgttcttgttgttgcctGCGATACCTTCAGATCGGGGGCTGTTGAACAGCTAAGAGTTCATGTGGAAAACCTGGCCCAGTTGACAGACGAAGCACACATTCGCGGATCAAAAAACAGAAGGGGAAAGTCAGGTAACGATCATATTGAGCTGTTTGAAGCGGGATATGGTGGATCTGACTTAGTGACTAAAATTGCAAAACAGGCTATAAAATACGCTAGtgatcaaaattttgatgttgtGCTTATGGACACAGCAGGAAGAAGGCACAATGACCCTACGTTGATGTCACCTTTGAAGCCATTCGCCGATCAAGCTAAACCTGATAAGATCATTATGGTTGGTGAAGCACTAGTTGGAACAGATTCTGTTCAGcaagccaaaaacttcaacgCTGCTTTTGGTAAGGAGAGAAACCTGGATTTTTTCATCATTTCAAAATGTGATACAGTTGGCGAAATGTTGGGCACTATGGTCAACATGGTTTACGCCACCGGCATTCCGATATTGTTCGTGGGTGTTGGTCAAACCTATACTGACTTAAGGACGCTGAGCGTCGAATGGGCAGTGGATACGTTGATGTCATGA
- the HRQ1 gene encoding ATP-dependent 3'-5' DNA helicase (highly similar to uniprot|Q05549 Saccharomyces cerevisiae YDR291W Hypothetical ORF): MVEIEESTDVDQKDVRIRELQKIFFRLNTFYTFLMSRKHVITTFDTLKKPIEKDIRRSLEPIDLARIACLLPRNVVFKYMDSNQFQTETKVFDFNRGGFQQKSSDIFELKPENDGTDASEDPQVLVFEFTDGNMTRNQSRYEFKTQVSMPDFSPESMRKMIYKRKRLFDTSLKAFLAKQKVTNRDPWSVLTAEASAVVPERKVFEDPIEAMINSKDSAHSRVVLDPENNMTRLSMSTLLKKLEMSELYNNQIVSHMIIPERSAHYGELNFELAPEAMAAFEHDSFYSHQADAINSIHEGKNVIVTTSTSSGKSFIYQLSAIDILLKDPQATFMYIFPTKALAQDQKRAFQVLLSKIPKLSHIIVDNYDGDTEQEKRGYVRKNARVIFTNPDMVHASILPNHPNWRHFLLHMKLVVVDELHMYKGLFGSHVALVMRRLVRLCQGYYGNNDVRFISCSATLKHPVDHMKNIFGIEDVTLIHEDGSPRGEKHLVVWNPPVLPQHMRRRENFIQESAKILVQLVLENVRTIAFCYVRRVCELLMKEVRTIFKEMNRLDLLNEVMSYRGGYSPSDRRKIEQEMFHGNLKAVISTNALELGVDIGGLDAVLMCGFPLSLANFHQQSGRAGRRNRDSMTLVVASDSPVDQHYVSHSEVLRDGENTDLFQELVLDFENVLILEGHIQCAAFELPIVIQRDKAYFEAKILEKTCEERLHHDSNGYHTHNKFLPWPAKLVSLRGSEKDQYAVVDITNGRNVVIEEIEATRTSFTLYDGGIFIHQGYPYLVKEFNPDEHYAKVQRVDVDWTTSQRDFTDVDPQEIQMIRSLEDSDVPVYFGKIQTTIVVFGYFKVDKYKRILDAVETHNPPVIIDSKGLWIDIPPNSVNLCKQKQLNVAGGIHAAQHAIMGLLPAFIVAGVDEIQTECKAPEKEFAERQTQRKRPARLIFFDSKGGQYGSGLSIKAFEHMDVILEGALKRVEECPCDYGCPECVAAAFCKENSLVLSKPASLIILHAILGHPESSYIDQIQEGPEPNMPDIKVETIVPASASVKFSPDVQIIDVRSAQRTSDQSSLIKNEELT; the protein is encoded by the coding sequence ATGGTTGAGATTGAGGAGAGTACTGATGTAGACCAGAAGGATGTACGCATCAGAGAGCTACAAAAAATCTTTTTTCGCCTCAACACTTTCTATACCTTTCTTATGTCCAGGAAGCATGTCATAACCACATTTGATACTTTAAAGAAACCGattgaaaaagatatcAGAAGATCCTTGGAGCCCATTGACTTAGCAAGGATTGCTTGCCTACTGCCTAGaaatgttgtttttaaGTACATGGACAGCAATCAATTTCAAACTGAAACTAAGGTATTCGATTTCAACCGAGGTGGTTTCCAGCAAAAATCTAGCGACATTTTTGAGTTGAAGCCCGAGAATGACGGGACTGATGCTTCTGAGGATCCTCAAGTCttagtttttgaatttaCAGATGGGAACATGACCAGGAATCAATCTCGATATGAATTTAAGACCCAAGTGAGCATGCCAGACTTTAGCCCAGAATCAATGCGCAAAATGATAtacaaaagaaagaggTTGTTCGATACAAGCTTGAAAGCGTTTTTAGCTAAACAAAAAGTCACAAATCGTGATCCGTGGAGTGTTCTAACCGCTGAGGCCTCGGCTGTTGTACCTGAAAGAAAGGTATTCGAAGACCCCATTGAAGCTATGATTAACTCTAAGGACAGTGCTCACTCTAGGGTTGTTCTTGATCCTGAAAACAATATGACTCGACTGTCAATGTCTACTCTTCTGAAGAAACTCGAAATGTCTGAGCTTTACAATAATCAAATTGTCAGCCACATGATCATTCCTGAGAGATCGGCTCATTACGGAGAGCTGAACTTTGAGTTGGCGCCAGAGGCTATGGCTGCTTTTGAGCACGATAGCTTTTACTCACACCAAGCTGATGCAATAAATTCAATTCATGAAGGAAAAAACGTTATTGTAACTACTTCTACTTCATCGGGTAAGTCTTTCATTTACCAACTTTCAGCAATTGACATATTGCTTAAAGATCCTCAGGCAACATTCATGTATATCTTTCCGACAAAGGCGCTTGCCCAGGATCAAAAacgagcttttcaagttttgctgTCAAAGATTCCTAAATTATCACACATCATTGTTGACAACTATGATGGGGACACggagcaagaaaagcgcGGATACGTTCGAAAGAATGCCAGGGTTATCTTCACCAACCCTGATATGGTGCACGCTAGTATCTTGCCCAATCATCCAAACTGGCGCCATTTCCTTCTACATATGAAATTGGTGGTAGTTGACGAACTGCATATGTACAAAGGATTGTTTGGGTCACATGTCGCTCTCGTAATGCGAAGGTTAGTTAGACTTTGTCAAGGATATTATGGAAACAACGATGTCAGATTTATATCTTGTTCAGCGACCTTAAAGCATCCCGTCGACCAtatgaaaaatatattcGGAATTGAGGACGTCACCCTTATACATGAAGATGGATCTCCTCGAGGTGAGAAGCATTTGGTAGTATGGAACCCGCCAGTGCTGCCGCAACATATGCGTAGACGAGAGAATTTTATTCAAGAGAGCGCCAAGATCCTCGTACAACTGGTCTTAGAAAATGTTAGAACGATTGCGTTTTGCTACGTACGTCGTGTTTGTGAACTGCTCATGAAAGAGGTCAGGACAATTTTCAAGGAGATGAATAGGTTGGATTTGCTAAATGAGGTCATGTCTTATAGAGGTGGTTATTCACCTTCCGATAGAAGAAAAATTGAGCAAGAAATGTTCCATGGTAACCTAAAAGCTGTTATCTCCACAAACGCGTTAGAGCTTGGTGTTGATATTGGGGGGTTAGATGCTGTGTTGATGTGTGGCTTCCCATTGTCCTTAGCCAACTTCCATCAGCAAAGTGGCAGAGCcggaagaagaaacagGGATTCAATGACCCTTGTGGTTGCTAGTGATTCGCCTGTTGATCAACACTATGTAAGTCACTCTGAGGTCCTCAGAGATGGAGAGAACACTGACTtgtttcaagagcttgtaTTGGATTTCGAGAATGTCTTGATTCTTGAAGGACATATTCAATGTGCAGCATTTGAACTACCAATTGTTATTCAGAGAGACAAAGCTTACTTTGAAGCTAAAATCTTAGAAAAGACATGTGAAGAAAGATTACACCATGATTCGAATGGATATCATACACATAATAAGTTTCTTCCTTGGCCTGCTAAGCTTGTCTCTCTGCGCGGATCGGAAAAAGATCAGTACGCGGTTGTTGATATAACCAATGGTCGCAATGTTGTGATCGAAGAGATCGAGGCAACGCGAACAAGCTTTACGCTTTATGACGGAGGGATTTTTATTCATCAAGGCTATCCATACCTTGTGAAAGAATTCAATCCCGACGAGCATTACGCCAAAGTTCAGAGAGTTGATGTGGATTGGACCACCAGCCAAAGAGACTTCACAGACGTGGACCCCCAAGAGATTCAAATGATACGATCATTGGAAGATAGCGACGTGCCCGTTTATTTCGGGAAAATCCAAACTACGATCGTTGTTTTCGgatatttcaaagttgacaaATACAAACGAATTTTGGATGCAGTGGAGACACATAATCCGCCGGTTATCATTGATTCTAAGGGCCTTTGGATTGATATACCTCCTAACTCGGTCAACCTTTGTAAGCAAAAGCAACTCAATGTCGCAGGAGGAATTCATGCTGCTCAACATGCAATAATGGGCCTTTTACCCGCATTTATTGTAGCTGGCGTTGATGAAATCCAAACAGAGTGTAAAGCCCCAGAAAAAGAATTTGCCGAGCGACAAACGCAGCGAAAGCGACCCGCCCGTTTAATCttttttgattcaaaaggAGGACAATACGGGTCTGGACTTTCCATAAAAGCGTTTGAACACATGGATGTTATTTTGGAGGGTGCATTAAAACGGGTTGAGGAATGTCCATGTGACTACGGCTGTCCTGAATGTGTGGCAGCTGCTTTCTGTAAGGAAAACagtcttgttctttcaaagcctgCTTCGCTCATTATCCTCCATGCTATTCTGGGTCACCCTGAATCTAGTTACATTGACCAAATTCAGGAAGGACCAGAGCCTAATATGCCAGACATAAAAGTCGAAACTATTGTCCCAGCTTCTGCGTCCGTAAAGTTTTCTCCGGATGTGCAAATAATTGATGTTAGAAGTGCTCAGCGTACAAGTGATCAATCAAGCCTAATCAAAAATGAGGAACTCACTTGA
- the RTT103 gene encoding Rtt103p (similar to uniprot|Q05543 Saccharomyces cerevisiae YDR289C RTT103 Regulator of Ty1 Transposition regulator of Ty1 Transposition): MSFSQEQLTSKLNALDETQESIVSASKWLLSQYKEASQVAQCWRQFILKSSTNTRRKLLAIYLANDVIQQSKHKRVGEFGTAFGAIMPEVLGKVYPEFTQELQRKVKRVVDIWRERQVFSDSVFKELYPQLKQSKRPTEPRALPLDIAPEIKRLVEVFAKLTKCQSSTFAAKTRFDTSLEALDPNSVVYLENYKTVQKVGQAAKDSLDKSVSYRKQAIKELQIMLNFQEEQMKQDQSLISEIDQVLISKDPASATSDPLGETDLLPTYEASDGSDSDSDRSIGGEGEPPRKRQSLGTDSNELKRAKTETGTIDEVRTEEYETEAYEPTPAEVAANSSLAVTSSIQDLLSKLAN, encoded by the coding sequence ATGTCGTTCTCCCAAGAGCAACTTACCTCTAAGCTGAATGCTTTAGATGAGACACAAGAATCTATTGTAAGCGCGTCTAAATGGCTTCTCTCCCAGTATAAAGAGGCTAGTCAAGTCGCACAATGTTGGAGACAGTTCATACTGAAgtcttcaacaaatacgagaagaaagcttttggcaATTTACCTCGCTAACGATGTGATTCAGCAGTCAAAACACAAACGAGTCGGTGAATTTGGTACAGCTTTCGGTGCTATAATGCCTGAAGTTCTGGGGAAGGTATACCCTGAATTTACGCAAGAACTACAAAGGAAAGTTAAAAGGGTAGTCGACATATGGAGAGAGCGCCAAGTATTCTCTGATTCCGTGTTTAAAGAGCTATACCCTCAGTTAAAACAATCGAAGCGACCTACGGAGCCAAGAGCATTACCGCTCGACATAGCCCCAGAAATAAAGCGCCTTGTGGAAGTATTTGCGAAGCTGACAAAATGCCAATCCAGTACTTTCGCAGCCAAAACACGTTTCGATACCTCCTTAGAGGCACTGGATCCAAATAGTGTTGTATACCTGGAAAATTATAAGACAGTGCAGAAGGTTGGACAAGCAGCGAAGGACTCTTTAGACAAATCAGTCAGCTATAGGAAGCAAGCAATAAAAGAATTACAGATCATGTtaaattttcaagaagaacagaTGAAGCAAGATCAAAGCTTGATAAGTGAAATAGATCAAGTATTGATATCAAAAGATCCCGCGAGCGCGACAAGCGATCCTCTCGGAGAGACGGATCTATTACCAACTTACGAGGCTAGTGATGGAAGCGATAGTGACTCAGATAGAAGTATTGGTGGCGAGGGGGAGCCCCCTAGAAAGCGACAATCTCTCGGCACTGATAGCAACGAGCTTAAAAGAGCGAAAACCGAGACTGGCACAATCGACGAGGTGAGGACAGAAGAATATGAAACTGAGGCCTATGAGCCTACTCCAGCAGAAGTGGCCGCAAACTCCTCGCTTGCTGTGACCTCGAGTATTCAGGACTTGTTAAGTAAATTAGCTAATTAG
- the SRB2 gene encoding Srb2p (similar to uniprot|P34162 Saccharomyces cerevisiae YHR041C SRB2 RNA polymerase II holoenzyme/mediator subunit), which produces MHSTVIFSEKATPASITEFHDILSNDLVSIKEKWSFEFKTYRLTVKNLPQGSSKLMHVITFTNRDNQSVIIKNNSAIVTSPATEGVQPSLTLNGCSAGTLDTFDNLLASKLSNLWTQRQNIKGDFGSTFKTTELTVRATNVFSYGGFKGLLIELECEDDVSDGEFEQRVMKIRHLLDDMLTGEYRVCSASMDPKNRNLICDLAFQYVKVLEV; this is translated from the exons ATGCACTCAAC GGTCATATTTAGTGAGAAGGCAACTCCAGCTTCGATAACGGAATTTCATGACATACTCTCAAATGATTTAGTTTCAATAAAGGAAAAATGGTCTTTTGAATTTAAAACTTATCGGTTGACTGTCAAAAATCTTCCTCAGGGCAGCTCTAAACTGATGCACGTTATAACTTTTACTAATAGAGACAATCAATCTGTTataatcaaaaacaattctGCCATCGTCACATCTCCTGCAACAGAAGGTGTTCAACCATCTCTTACACTAAATGGGTGCTCAGCAGGAACTCTTGATACATTTGATAATCTTCTGGCATCCAAGCTCTCAAATTTGTGGACTCAGAGACAAAACATAAAGGGCGATTTTGGGAGCACATTTAAGACAACAGAATTGACTGTGAGAGCCACAAATGTCTTTTCTTATGGTGGGTTCAAAGGTCTCTTGATTGAGCTCGAATGTGAAGACGATGTATCAGACGGGGAATTTGAACAACGAGTCATGAAAATACGACACCTTTTGGATGACATGTTAACCGGTGAATACAGGGTTTGTAGCGCATCGATGGACCCAAAAAACCGCAACCTGATTTGCGATCTTGCTTTTCAGTATGTGAAAGTTTTAGAAGTGTAG